Proteins encoded by one window of Bacteroidota bacterium:
- a CDS encoding inorganic phosphate transporter: MFSLSTGLLILLILCLLCACIFEFINGFHDTANAVATVIYTKSLKPTQAVIWSGLWNAAGVFFGGIGVTLSIVALLPLETLIDPNIYHNIGMIMALLITAISWNFFTWYLAIPCSSSHTLIGSILGVGLGYSMMYDAEAVNWKEAGKIGTSLLVSPLVGFSLAIFLMFVLRRLLTKKNIIFKETGPNEKPPIWVRAILVVTCTLVSFFHGQNDGQKGIGLMMLILIAIVPGYFAINNNLTMDNMKPALVKVEDKFAMIDKSQLREKDTVEYNKMHSSIKKLEVLVDLPVEAQKADSVKFGYRKHILVLSKSFETLVKGGHVNLSEENQAELKKSGIGELKKYTDFAPEWVIILIALSLGLGTMIGWKRIVVTIGEKIGKQHLTYSQGASAEIVASVTIGLASYFKLPVSTTHVLSSGIAGSMVATKGVKNLQAKTVKNILIAWVLTLPVCMLLSGSLFWLFRTIL, from the coding sequence ATGTTTTCTTTAAGTACTGGACTTCTCATTTTATTAATACTTTGCCTATTATGTGCCTGCATATTCGAATTTATTAATGGCTTTCACGATACTGCCAACGCGGTAGCCACTGTAATTTATACCAAATCGTTAAAACCAACCCAAGCGGTCATTTGGTCGGGATTGTGGAATGCAGCCGGAGTGTTCTTTGGCGGTATAGGCGTTACCCTTAGTATCGTAGCACTGCTACCCTTAGAAACTTTGATTGACCCCAATATATATCACAATATTGGAATGATAATGGCATTGCTAATTACCGCTATTTCTTGGAACTTCTTCACTTGGTATTTGGCTATTCCTTGCTCCAGTTCTCACACCTTAATTGGCTCTATTTTAGGTGTCGGCTTAGGCTACTCTATGATGTACGATGCGGAAGCAGTGAATTGGAAAGAGGCGGGCAAAATAGGAACTTCATTATTGGTTTCTCCATTGGTGGGCTTTAGTTTAGCTATATTCCTAATGTTCGTCCTTCGCAGACTGCTTACCAAAAAGAATATTATATTTAAAGAAACAGGCCCGAACGAGAAACCACCTATATGGGTTAGAGCAATATTGGTAGTAACCTGTACCTTGGTTAGTTTTTTTCATGGTCAGAATGATGGTCAAAAAGGAATTGGTTTAATGATGCTGATACTGATAGCTATCGTTCCTGGTTATTTTGCCATCAATAACAACTTAACAATGGATAACATGAAACCTGCTTTGGTAAAAGTAGAAGATAAATTTGCCATGATAGATAAAAGCCAATTAAGAGAAAAAGATACCGTAGAATATAATAAAATGCATTCGAGCATTAAAAAATTGGAAGTTTTGGTTGACCTCCCTGTTGAGGCACAAAAAGCTGATTCAGTAAAATTTGGTTATCGCAAACATATCTTGGTCTTATCCAAAAGCTTCGAAACTCTTGTAAAAGGGGGCCATGTTAATTTGAGTGAAGAAAACCAAGCAGAGTTGAAAAAAAGCGGTATTGGCGAACTTAAAAAATACACGGATTTTGCACCTGAATGGGTTATTATTCTTATCGCTCTTTCTTTAGGTCTCGGCACTATGATTGGTTGGAAACGAATTGTGGTAACAATCGGAGAAAAAATTGGCAAACAGCATCTCACCTATTCACAAGGTGCAAGTGCCGAGATTGTGGCATCTGTCACCATAGGTCTGGCAAGCTATTTTAAACTTCCTGTAAGTACTACCCACGTATTATCATCAGGTATAGCAGGTAGTATGGTGGCCACCAAAGGCGTAAAAAATCTGCAAGCAAAAACTGTAAAAAATATATTAATTGCTTGGGTTCTCACCCTCCCTGTTTGTATGCTATTGTCAGGTTCACTCTTTTGGTTATTCCGTACTATATTATAA